In one Planctomycetaceae bacterium genomic region, the following are encoded:
- a CDS encoding YdjY domain-containing protein gives MSIAQYRFLIAIIAAASLAGTAGAQSPKQDAKVVPVAEKPLPGGPQEPIPLAPLPDELQELLDSGKALNPEQTVFLDLKKKRVLLRTQIACNDCPLEMLCCPEGTKHHESILWVRSKAFVVHSALLALGMKPGKPVAFSPEFTPPEGPTINTFVNWVDKAGNLRRVDARTWMRHSIYHYYSHPLPSPPPNVELPHLELRYDPFNKEILWYGPMSQDQRRDLLKLWDDAEYTKAINKFYETSQSRPMTAEFVFAGSHEYEVDNAGNKRYAAEEGYLICVANFAAATIDVREASSADDGGQSYEAWTDRVPPPDTPVVLELVPEQKKPAGK, from the coding sequence ATGTCGATCGCTCAATACCGGTTTCTGATCGCAATCATCGCGGCTGCGTCGCTTGCAGGAACCGCAGGAGCTCAATCCCCGAAACAGGACGCGAAGGTCGTTCCTGTCGCGGAAAAGCCGCTTCCCGGAGGGCCGCAGGAGCCCATTCCGCTGGCGCCGCTGCCGGATGAACTGCAGGAACTGCTCGATAGCGGCAAGGCTCTGAATCCCGAACAGACAGTGTTCCTTGACCTGAAGAAAAAGCGAGTGCTGCTCAGGACTCAGATCGCCTGCAACGACTGTCCTCTGGAGATGCTGTGCTGTCCCGAAGGCACTAAGCACCACGAATCGATTCTGTGGGTGCGATCGAAGGCGTTCGTCGTTCATTCCGCATTGCTGGCGCTGGGAATGAAACCGGGAAAGCCGGTGGCGTTTTCGCCGGAATTTACGCCGCCCGAAGGACCAACGATCAACACGTTCGTGAACTGGGTCGACAAGGCGGGCAATCTTCGTCGCGTCGACGCGCGCACGTGGATGCGACATTCGATCTATCACTACTATTCGCATCCGCTTCCGTCGCCGCCGCCGAATGTGGAATTGCCGCATCTGGAACTGAGGTACGATCCGTTTAACAAGGAAATTCTGTGGTACGGGCCGATGTCGCAGGACCAGCGGCGGGATCTGTTGAAACTCTGGGACGACGCCGAATACACCAAAGCGATCAACAAGTTCTACGAAACCAGCCAGTCGCGACCGATGACGGCGGAGTTTGTGTTTGCGGGCAGTCATGAGTACGAAGTCGACAACGCCGGGAACAAACGCTACGCCGCGGAAGAAGGCTATCTGATCTGCGTCGCCAACTTCGCCGCCGCGACGATTGATGTCCGGGAAGCCAGTTCCGCCGACGACGGCGGTCAGTCATACGAAGCGTGGACGGATCGTGTCCCGCCGCCGGACACTCCCGTGGTGCTGGAACTTGTCCCGGAACAGAAGAAGCCTGCCGGCAAGTGA
- a CDS encoding saccharopine dehydrogenase C-terminal domain-containing protein, with protein MHRVLLLGAGKIGRAIAAFLHDSGDYDVVVADASESALTKLTSEFVPVPTVRADASDPQQLKRLMTGRDSVISALAFSVNPLVAEVAVDSGVSYFDLTEDVQTTLAVRKTAERCGDGTIVMPQCGLAPGFISIVAHDIAAGFESLDKVHMRVGALPQFPTNRLKYNLTWSTDGLINEYCNPCSAIHDGQLLDVLALEGLQEFSLDGVRYEAFNTSGGLGSLCETLLGRVSELNYRTIRYPGHRNLMQFLIRDLKMSDKRQELKRLLEDAVPVTYQDVVITFVSVSGTRDGQFVQVSDARKIYHQHVGERHWAAIQLTTAAGICAVLDLHVNGRLPRRGLVKQEDVVLADFLQNRFGRYFANDKTGR; from the coding sequence ATGCACCGAGTCCTTCTTCTTGGCGCCGGAAAAATCGGACGAGCGATTGCTGCGTTCCTGCATGATTCCGGTGACTACGACGTCGTCGTTGCGGACGCCAGCGAATCCGCGCTGACGAAACTCACGTCGGAATTCGTCCCGGTACCCACCGTTCGCGCCGATGCCTCCGATCCGCAGCAGTTGAAGCGCCTGATGACCGGCCGCGACAGTGTGATTTCCGCACTTGCGTTTTCGGTGAATCCTCTGGTTGCGGAAGTCGCCGTGGATTCCGGTGTCAGTTACTTCGATCTGACCGAAGATGTCCAGACCACGCTGGCCGTGCGAAAAACGGCCGAACGCTGCGGCGACGGAACCATCGTGATGCCGCAGTGCGGCCTGGCTCCCGGGTTCATTTCCATCGTGGCACATGACATCGCCGCCGGGTTCGAATCGCTGGACAAGGTCCACATGCGAGTCGGAGCGCTGCCTCAGTTTCCCACCAACCGGCTGAAGTACAATCTGACCTGGTCGACCGACGGTTTGATCAACGAGTATTGCAACCCGTGTTCGGCAATTCATGACGGGCAGTTGCTGGACGTTCTGGCGCTGGAAGGTCTGCAGGAATTCTCTCTGGATGGTGTTCGCTACGAAGCGTTCAACACGTCGGGCGGGCTGGGCAGCCTGTGCGAAACGCTGCTGGGTCGGGTCAGCGAACTGAACTACCGCACGATCCGCTATCCGGGTCACCGAAACCTGATGCAGTTTCTGATCCGAGACCTGAAGATGTCGGATAAGCGGCAGGAACTGAAACGACTTCTGGAAGACGCCGTTCCCGTAACTTACCAGGACGTCGTTATCACATTCGTGTCGGTATCGGGAACTCGCGACGGTCAGTTTGTACAGGTCAGTGATGCCCGAAAGATCTATCACCAGCACGTCGGCGAACGTCACTGGGCCGCCATTCAACTCACCACCGCCGCCGGAATCTGCGCGGTGCTGGACCTGCATGTCAACGGCCGGCTGCCGCGGCGCGGTCTGGTGAAACAGGAAGATGTCGTCCTGGCCGATTTTCTTCAAAACCGATTTGGAAGGTACTTCGCGAACGACAAAACGGGCCGCTGA
- the dnaE gene encoding DNA polymerase III subunit alpha, protein MIDAKTDSATDRPTGNSRPFAHLHCHTHYSLLDGVNRIPDLVRRVKEFGMNSIAMTDHGNLYGAMEFYRTCRDHDINPIIGYEAYVAPGRRTDRSASRQKEAQSHLTLLAMNRTGFDNLIKMASAAYLEGFHYKPRIDRELLAAHSDGIICLSGCASSELSKALLADRSDDARMLVEWYMKIFGDRFYMEIQDAGFEIQKQCLEMTVDLANQMGLPLVATNDAHYLTRDDARVQDVLLCVNTRTTRDDPKRMKMSNDGLYICSPDEMYATFSGLEHAVARSQEIADRVDIELHDRKLYPVFRPPEGKSDIEYLKELCHQRMHERYGDELTDEHWSRLEYELSVIESKGYASYFLIVWDFVEFARRNGIPCGARGSACGAIVAFLLRLGDVCPLKYDLLFERFLDPSRNEPPDIDIDFCRDRRQMVIDYTKEKYGEMNVAQIGTYGTLKAKNAIRDVGRALNVPLPRVNELAKLVPDTLNIKLKDALKDSPDLQAAYDTDPVARELLDYAMAVEGLARSTGTHAAGVVVADVPLNEVVPLQKITGKQDIITQWDGPTIESIGLLKMDFLGLRNLTILDKAVQNVQRTHPDFDLEHVKNNLEDEATFALLQRGETKGVFQLESGGMRDLLTKMKPDCFADIIATSALYRPGPLEGGMVMEYVDVKHGRKQPRKVHPVVDEVLAETYGVMVYQEQVMRILNRVGNVELANAYKCIKAISKKKQSIIDSFHDEYIAGAEANGISTKLADELWNLIVAFAGYGFNKSHSTAYGLIAYETAYLKAHFPVEFMAALLSCGMESTDRISEHVDDARRQNIEVLPPDVNRSDVEFGILDGKITFGMGAIKGVGESALQAIVNERTASGQFRDIFDLTERVDSKALTKTMLETLIKVGALDSLPGNRAQQMEVVERAVASAASRAKDRASGQMSLFGGDDDDAGEEEDFQVALPDVPDWTHSQKLAFEKESLGFYLTSHPLTQHSKRIERYAQTKNRELGDMEDGAVVTIAGMIGSIKIATAKKSNTNGQNRYANFDLEDATAIVRCIAWPADYSRYEDVIRTENVVIIQGKVDRRGREPNIVVNRILTLDQADREFTTQVAIKFERGLHNRDDLENVRQVLARFPGQTDVVILVDSFEETGESPDGESALVAEPPGFENDAGGTATLTVAEPRKRLRYILTTGRDCQVSVGPEFQRALAETIGEGYFELKAAKASRPASGSIGR, encoded by the coding sequence ATGATCGATGCCAAAACGGATTCCGCGACCGACCGACCGACCGGAAACTCCCGGCCGTTTGCTCATCTGCACTGCCACACGCACTACAGCCTGCTGGACGGAGTCAACCGCATTCCGGATCTCGTCAGGCGAGTCAAAGAGTTCGGCATGAACTCAATCGCCATGACGGATCACGGCAACCTGTACGGGGCGATGGAGTTTTATCGCACCTGCCGAGATCACGACATCAATCCGATCATCGGGTATGAGGCGTACGTGGCTCCGGGACGCCGCACCGATCGCAGTGCAAGCCGGCAGAAGGAAGCTCAGTCGCATCTGACGCTGCTGGCGATGAATCGCACGGGGTTCGACAACCTGATCAAAATGGCGTCGGCCGCCTATCTGGAAGGCTTCCACTACAAGCCCCGCATCGACAGAGAACTGCTGGCGGCTCACAGCGACGGCATCATCTGCCTGAGCGGCTGCGCGTCGAGCGAGCTTTCCAAAGCGCTGCTTGCCGACCGGTCCGACGACGCTCGAATGCTGGTCGAATGGTACATGAAGATCTTTGGTGACCGGTTCTATATGGAAATCCAGGACGCCGGGTTTGAAATCCAGAAGCAGTGCCTGGAAATGACAGTGGATCTGGCGAACCAGATGGGACTGCCGCTGGTCGCCACCAACGACGCTCACTATCTGACTCGCGATGATGCCCGCGTCCAGGACGTGCTGCTGTGCGTGAATACTCGCACCACGCGCGACGACCCGAAGCGAATGAAGATGAGCAACGACGGGCTCTACATCTGCAGCCCGGATGAAATGTATGCCACGTTCAGCGGCCTGGAACACGCCGTCGCGCGGTCTCAGGAAATCGCTGACCGAGTCGACATCGAACTGCACGACCGCAAACTGTATCCGGTGTTTCGTCCGCCGGAAGGAAAGTCGGATATCGAGTATCTGAAGGAACTCTGCCATCAGCGAATGCACGAACGCTATGGCGATGAGCTGACTGACGAACACTGGAGTCGCCTGGAATATGAATTGAGCGTTATCGAATCCAAGGGCTATGCCAGCTACTTTCTGATTGTCTGGGACTTTGTGGAATTTGCCCGGCGTAACGGTATTCCCTGCGGTGCGCGAGGTTCCGCGTGCGGAGCGATCGTGGCGTTTCTGCTGCGGCTGGGTGATGTCTGCCCGCTGAAGTATGACCTGCTGTTTGAACGTTTCCTGGATCCCAGCCGCAACGAGCCTCCGGATATTGATATCGATTTCTGCCGCGACCGCCGTCAGATGGTGATTGACTACACCAAGGAAAAATACGGCGAAATGAACGTCGCTCAAATCGGCACGTACGGCACGCTGAAAGCCAAAAACGCCATTCGCGACGTCGGCCGCGCGCTGAATGTGCCGCTGCCGCGAGTCAATGAGCTGGCCAAACTTGTTCCCGACACGCTGAACATCAAGCTGAAGGACGCGCTGAAGGACAGCCCTGATCTGCAGGCCGCATATGACACGGATCCGGTCGCGCGCGAACTGCTGGATTATGCCATGGCCGTCGAGGGACTGGCGCGAAGCACCGGAACTCACGCGGCCGGAGTCGTTGTGGCCGACGTCCCGCTGAACGAAGTCGTGCCACTGCAGAAGATCACCGGCAAGCAGGATATTATCACTCAATGGGATGGTCCGACGATTGAATCCATCGGTCTGCTGAAGATGGACTTTCTCGGCCTGCGAAACCTGACCATCCTGGACAAAGCTGTACAGAATGTTCAGCGCACGCACCCGGATTTTGACCTGGAACACGTCAAGAACAATCTGGAAGACGAAGCCACATTTGCGCTGCTTCAGCGAGGCGAAACAAAGGGCGTGTTCCAGTTGGAATCCGGCGGAATGCGGGATCTGCTGACAAAGATGAAGCCCGACTGTTTCGCCGACATCATCGCCACATCCGCGCTGTATCGGCCCGGTCCGCTGGAAGGCGGCATGGTGATGGAATACGTCGATGTCAAGCACGGCCGCAAGCAGCCGCGAAAGGTGCATCCCGTCGTCGACGAAGTCCTGGCCGAAACCTACGGCGTGATGGTTTACCAGGAACAGGTGATGCGGATCCTGAACCGCGTCGGCAATGTCGAACTGGCCAATGCCTACAAATGCATCAAGGCCATCAGCAAGAAGAAGCAGTCCATTATCGACAGCTTCCACGACGAATACATCGCCGGAGCCGAAGCGAACGGAATCAGCACAAAACTGGCGGACGAACTGTGGAATCTGATCGTGGCGTTCGCCGGCTATGGCTTCAACAAATCACACAGCACCGCTTATGGTCTGATTGCCTACGAAACCGCCTATCTGAAGGCTCACTTCCCCGTGGAGTTCATGGCGGCGCTGCTGAGCTGCGGAATGGAGAGCACCGATCGTATCAGCGAACACGTGGACGACGCCCGCCGGCAGAACATCGAAGTCCTGCCGCCGGATGTGAATCGGTCGGATGTCGAATTCGGCATTCTGGACGGAAAGATCACGTTCGGGATGGGAGCCATCAAGGGCGTCGGAGAATCTGCGCTGCAGGCGATCGTCAATGAACGAACAGCCAGCGGTCAGTTTCGCGATATTTTCGATCTGACCGAGCGCGTGGATTCGAAAGCTCTGACGAAAACCATGCTGGAAACGCTGATTAAGGTCGGTGCGCTCGACAGTCTTCCCGGCAACCGGGCACAGCAGATGGAAGTCGTTGAACGAGCGGTGGCGTCGGCAGCGTCGCGGGCAAAGGACAGAGCCAGTGGTCAGATGAGCCTGTTCGGAGGCGACGATGACGATGCCGGTGAGGAAGAAGATTTTCAGGTGGCTCTGCCGGATGTTCCCGACTGGACTCATTCGCAGAAGCTGGCGTTTGAAAAAGAATCGCTGGGCTTCTATCTGACGTCTCACCCGCTGACTCAGCACAGCAAACGCATTGAGCGCTACGCTCAAACAAAGAATCGCGAACTGGGCGATATGGAAGACGGTGCGGTGGTGACGATCGCCGGCATGATCGGCTCCATCAAAATCGCAACCGCGAAGAAGTCCAACACCAACGGCCAGAACCGGTACGCCAATTTCGATCTGGAAGATGCGACCGCGATTGTCCGCTGCATCGCCTGGCCGGCGGACTATTCGCGGTACGAAGACGTGATCAGAACGGAAAACGTGGTGATTATTCAGGGCAAAGTTGACCGCCGCGGACGCGAACCCAACATTGTCGTGAACCGCATCCTGACGCTCGACCAGGCCGATCGCGAATTTACGACTCAAGTGGCCATCAAGTTTGAACGCGGGCTGCATAACCGGGACGACCTGGAAAACGTCCGCCAGGTTCTGGCACGCTTTCCCGGCCAGACCGACGTGGTGATTCTTGTGGATTCGTTTGAGGAAACCGGTGAATCGCCGGATGGTGAATCGGCACTCGTCGCGGAACCACCCGGTTTTGAAAACGATGCCGGCGGTACCGCCACACTGACAGTTGCCGAGCCCCGCAAGCGGCTGCGTTACATTCTGACGACGGGCCGGGACTGCCAGGTTTCCGTCGGACCGGAATTCCAGCGAGCACTGGCGGAGACGATCGGCGAAGGCTATTTCGAACTCAAAGCCGCGAAAGCCAGTCGGCCAGCGTCCGGATCAATCGGTCGGTGA